The following are encoded in a window of Acidobacteriota bacterium genomic DNA:
- a CDS encoding thioredoxin family protein, with the protein MRHLLFTLFLAAMVAVVLPIPATAAVQVNQAAPDFTLPSADGATHSLSEFRGKVVVLEWLNYGCPFVQKHYDSGNMQALQKRYTGEDVVWLSINSSAPGKQGHSSPAEAAELTAEHDAAPTAVLLDPEGEVGKMYGARTTPHMYIIDPDGNLVYNGAIDDKPTTDQADIEGAENYVVAALSAVMDGQQPALQTTKPYGCSVKY; encoded by the coding sequence ATGAGACATCTCTTGTTCACGCTTTTCCTCGCGGCGATGGTCGCCGTCGTTCTGCCGATTCCCGCCACCGCCGCCGTCCAGGTCAATCAGGCCGCCCCCGACTTCACCCTGCCCAGCGCCGACGGCGCGACCCACAGCCTGTCCGAGTTCCGCGGCAAGGTGGTGGTGCTCGAATGGCTGAACTACGGGTGCCCCTTCGTGCAGAAGCACTATGACAGCGGCAATATGCAGGCTCTGCAGAAGCGCTACACCGGTGAGGACGTGGTGTGGCTGTCGATCAATTCCTCCGCCCCCGGCAAGCAAGGGCATAGCTCCCCGGCGGAGGCCGCCGAGCTGACGGCGGAACATGACGCCGCTCCCACCGCCGTTCTCCTCGATCCCGAGGGCGAAGTGGGCAAGATGTACGGCGCCCGCACCACTCCCCACATGTACATCATCGACCCCGACGGCAACCTGGTTTACAACGGTGCCATCGACGACAAGCCCACCACCGACCAGGCGGACATCGAGGGCGCGGAGAATTACGTCGTCGCCGCTCTCTCCGCGGTGATGGACGGCCAGCAGCCCGCGTTGCAGACCACCAAGCCC